A single genomic interval of Myxocyprinus asiaticus isolate MX2 ecotype Aquarium Trade chromosome 19, UBuf_Myxa_2, whole genome shotgun sequence harbors:
- the LOC127456717 gene encoding ectonucleotide pyrophosphatase/phosphodiesterase family member 7-like has translation MKSEFLLVAALSLCVSSKPLSRSRIYNKLLLISFDGFRWDYDQDSHTPNLDKLVEEGVKAKYINPPAITMTSPSHFTTITGRWIEDHGVVHNLMFNVSTGLRMTHKGTLKKSEWWDNGALPLWITAQNQGLKTASFFYPGGGANYSGKAVDRSLVEEHGQPDDNETEWQQNIDTVMGWYTKEEFDLVTLYYGEPDNVGHAAGPETPERRKIIEQIDRIIGYLREAIRKNGLTDNLNVIITSDHGMTTVKKAHEVNEIKLSNYMNFLNLSRFDLLDYGGFGMITPKEGKEQDVYDALKNAHPNLTVYKKEEIPKHFHIAKNDRIQPIVLLADLGFNLNSRIILYINKGDHGFSNEEMDMKMIFRAFGPDFKKQFLAEPFDSVSIYPLMCKLLGVVPEPNNGSLSDTKGMLVDNFDVGGNSGRITVSFTLLILTTVILTLI, from the exons ATGAAGTCAGAATTTCTGCTAGTGGCGGCGTTGTCTCTCTGTGTGAGCAGCAAACCACTGTCCAGAAGTAGAATATATAACAAATTGCTGCTTATATCTTTTGATGGTTTCAGGTGGGACTATGACCAAGATTCGCACACACCAAATTTGGACAAGCTTGTTGAAGAAGGAGTGAAGGCAAAGTACATCAATCCCCCAGCAATCACCATGACATCTCCATCACATTTCACAACTATTACTG GACGATGGATAGAGGATCATGGTGTTGTCCATAACCTGATGTTTAATGTTTCAACTGGCTTGAGAATGACCCATAAGGGAACACTGAAAAAATCAGAATGGTGGGATAATGGTGCTTTGCCTCTGTGGATAACAGCCCAGAATCAG GGTctgaaaacagcatcttttttctATCCTGGTGGAGGAGCTAATTACAGTGGGAAAGCTGTGGATCGTTCCCTGGTTGAAGAACACGGACAACCCGATGACAATGAAACAGAGTGGCAGCAGAACATTGACACTGTGATGGGATGGTACACCAAAGAGGAATTTGACTTGGTTACTCTCTACTATGGAGAACCAGACAACGTGGGCCATGCTGCAGGCCCTGAAACCCCAGAGAGAAGAAAGATAATTGAACAGATCGACCGCATTATTGGCTACCTTAGAGAGGCGATTCGCAAGAATGGTTTGACTGATAATCTGAATGTTATCATTACTTCAGACCATGGCATGACCACTGTTAAAAAGGCCCATGAGGTTAATGAGATAAAACTTTCAAATTACATGAATTTTTTGAATCTATCCCGATTTGATTTGCTCGACTATGGTGGGTTTGGGATGATAACACCCAAGGAGGGCAAAGAACAGGACGTTTATGATGCCCTGAAGAATGCACATCCAAATCTCACTGTCTATAAGAAAGAGGAGATTCCAAAACACTTTCACATTGccaaaaatgacagaattcaACCTATTGTCCTTTTGGCAGACCTGGGTTTCAATCTGAACTCG AGGATCATTTTGTATATCAACAAAGGGGATCATGGATTTAGCAATGAGGAAATGGACATGAAAATGATCTTTCGAGCATTTGGCCCAGATTTCAAGAAGCAGTTCTTGGCTGAGCCTTTTGACAGTGTCAGCATCTATCCGTTGATGTGCAAGCTGTTGGGAGTAGTTCCAGAACCAAACAATGGAAGTCTCAGTGACACCAAAGGGATGCTAGTGGACAACTTTGATGTTG GTGGGAACAGTGGAAGGATCACAGTGTCTTTTACCCTTCTGATACTAACGACTGTTATCTTAACCCTCATTTGA